One genomic region from Jiangella sp. DSM 45060 encodes:
- a CDS encoding ABC transporter substrate-binding protein, which translates to MKGTIGHIRKAGAALAVAALVATAGCSLNEGGGESAGGSNDGSGEQAGGATLRIGTTTDMENFNPLQSLSKTDSWILNATYPTLLRIDGNAQKVPELAEEYTTEADGSVVVFHLRDDFEWSDGTPVTAKDVAFTAQAIMDYQLGNVAAKLTWVTGIEVRDDQTVAFTLSEPYAPFAEGVGFWMRIVPEHIFSQVGDVSQFANDADWVGAGAYILDSATKGQRYTLKANENYPYAPEGGAAVETVEYVVYPDVNTMILALRNGDIDLMGTPVPVSAVASLETEENIEVETVGSLGFAHLTYNMQNPVLADQAVRQALSMVVDSKSIIETILQGDGQEMVGPISPIFADYDNTDLEAYPFDPEGARALLEGAGYTDANGDGILDDLAFEMVCDQSNANLTRVAEVVRDDAAEAGIQIDLACIERNTFLSRTRGGEYDIDLSQWGVFDNPMDQLRSTYLSSNPGGINYNLVADPELDALVNDAAVTADPDQFVEKIKGIDAYVHDQALLTPLYVENFRFAYRGDRFTGFDPSPSDLLGMVTGYSLSQVTTVD; encoded by the coding sequence GGCTCGAACGACGGTTCGGGCGAGCAGGCCGGTGGCGCCACGCTGCGCATCGGCACGACGACGGACATGGAGAACTTCAACCCGCTGCAGTCGCTCTCGAAGACCGACAGCTGGATCCTCAACGCCACCTACCCGACGCTGCTGCGCATCGACGGCAACGCCCAGAAGGTGCCGGAGCTGGCCGAGGAGTACACCACCGAGGCCGACGGCAGCGTCGTCGTGTTCCACCTGCGTGACGACTTCGAGTGGTCCGACGGCACGCCGGTGACGGCGAAGGACGTCGCGTTCACCGCCCAGGCGATCATGGACTACCAGCTGGGCAACGTCGCGGCGAAGCTCACCTGGGTCACCGGCATCGAGGTGCGCGACGACCAGACCGTCGCGTTCACGCTGAGCGAGCCGTACGCCCCGTTCGCCGAGGGCGTCGGGTTCTGGATGCGGATCGTGCCCGAGCACATCTTCAGCCAGGTCGGCGACGTCTCGCAGTTCGCCAACGACGCCGACTGGGTCGGCGCCGGCGCGTACATCCTCGACTCCGCCACCAAGGGCCAGCGGTACACCCTGAAGGCGAACGAGAACTACCCGTACGCCCCCGAGGGCGGCGCCGCCGTCGAGACCGTCGAGTACGTCGTCTACCCCGACGTCAACACGATGATCCTGGCGCTGCGCAACGGCGACATCGACCTCATGGGCACGCCGGTCCCGGTGTCCGCGGTGGCCTCGCTGGAGACCGAGGAGAACATCGAGGTCGAGACGGTCGGCTCGCTCGGCTTCGCGCACCTCACCTACAACATGCAGAACCCGGTGCTGGCCGACCAGGCGGTGCGGCAGGCGCTGTCGATGGTCGTCGACAGCAAGTCGATCATCGAGACGATCCTGCAGGGCGACGGCCAGGAGATGGTCGGCCCGATCTCGCCGATCTTCGCCGACTACGACAACACCGACCTCGAGGCGTACCCGTTCGACCCCGAGGGCGCCCGCGCGCTGCTCGAGGGCGCCGGCTACACCGACGCCAACGGCGACGGCATCCTCGACGACCTGGCCTTCGAGATGGTCTGCGACCAGTCCAACGCCAACCTCACCCGGGTGGCCGAGGTGGTCCGCGACGACGCCGCCGAGGCGGGCATCCAGATCGACCTCGCCTGCATCGAGCGGAACACGTTCCTCAGCCGGACCCGCGGCGGCGAGTACGACATCGACCTGTCGCAGTGGGGCGTCTTCGACAACCCGATGGACCAGCTGCGCAGCACCTACCTGTCGTCCAACCCGGGCGGGATCAACTACAACCTGGTCGCCGATCCGGAGCTGGACGCCCTGGTGAACGACGCCGCGGTGACGGCCGACCCGGACCAGTTCGTGGAGAAGATCAAGGGCATCGACGCCTACGTGCACGACCAGGCGCTGCTGACCCCGCTGTACGTGGAGAACTTCCGCTTCGCGTACCGCGGTGACCGGTTCACCGGCTTCGACCCGTCGCCGTCGGACCTGCTCGGCATGGTCACCGGCTACTCGCTGTCCCAGGTCACGACGGTCGACTGA
- a CDS encoding ABC transporter permease, whose protein sequence is MLRYAASRLFRAILTIWIAVTVTFFLLRLLPADPTLLVVEGDMTPEMQDALRSQYGLDKPILQQYVLYLGQLVQGNLGVSFRQLVPVSELLLNRLPWTLLLAGSAFVLTLLIGIPLGVKAAVGRGGMVDRAVQFFGITSNALFIPSVAILLLVVFGSNLGWFPIGQAIDPDTRGLAAYVSLLHHLALPLFSLVLVQLGPYALTLRTNMVEVLGEDYITSARSRGLTHRRVVWRHALRNAVLPALMLMGLQLGTLIGGAVLTETVFAYPGVGRLIFESVQQLDFPVLQGAFVILAVTVVLANLLTDLLSMVLNPRIRT, encoded by the coding sequence GTGTTGAGGTATGCCGCGAGTCGGCTGTTCCGCGCGATCCTGACCATCTGGATCGCCGTGACGGTGACGTTCTTCCTGCTGCGGCTGCTGCCGGCGGACCCCACCCTCCTGGTGGTGGAGGGCGACATGACCCCGGAGATGCAGGACGCGCTCCGGAGTCAGTACGGCCTGGACAAGCCGATCCTCCAGCAGTACGTGCTCTACCTGGGCCAGCTGGTCCAGGGCAATCTCGGTGTCTCGTTCCGGCAGCTGGTGCCGGTCAGCGAGCTGCTGCTGAACCGGCTGCCGTGGACGCTGCTGCTGGCCGGCTCGGCGTTCGTGCTGACACTGCTGATCGGCATCCCGCTCGGCGTGAAGGCGGCCGTCGGCCGCGGCGGCATGGTCGACCGCGCCGTGCAGTTCTTCGGCATCACGTCGAACGCGCTGTTCATCCCCAGCGTCGCGATCCTGCTGCTGGTGGTGTTCGGGTCGAACCTCGGCTGGTTCCCGATCGGGCAGGCCATCGACCCGGACACCCGCGGGCTGGCCGCGTACGTCTCACTGCTGCACCATCTGGCGCTGCCGTTGTTCTCGCTGGTGCTGGTCCAGCTCGGGCCGTACGCGCTGACGCTGCGGACGAACATGGTCGAGGTGCTCGGTGAGGACTACATCACCAGCGCCCGCTCGCGCGGGCTCACCCACCGCCGGGTGGTGTGGCGGCACGCGCTGCGCAACGCGGTGCTGCCGGCGCTGATGCTGATGGGCCTGCAGCTCGGCACGCTGATCGGCGGCGCCGTGCTGACCGAGACGGTGTTCGCCTATCCGGGCGTCGGCCGGCTGATCTTCGAGTCGGTGCAGCAGCTGGACTTCCCGGTGCTGCAGGGCGCGTTCGTCATCCTCGCGGTGACGGTGGTGCTGGCGAACCTGCTCACCGACCTGCTCTCGATGGTTCTCAACCCAAGGATCCGCACATGA
- a CDS encoding ABC transporter permease, whose amino-acid sequence MSTEPQSLVADPQAAVLTSTRRRRSGGFFSAPSGWLSVGVLALFALVAIFGPLFVDSPSGLGTDILQPPSASHWFGTDDLGQDVFAQVVWGTRISLLVGAVASLIAICIGTLLGLAAAYVKRLDPVVTTATDVMLSLPMLPLMILVTALAGPSVVTLITVIGLLSWPEVTRMIRANGLVVAAMPYIDGARVLGAGASRIISREILPAVMPLVVVNVLLTAARAVIAEAGLSFLGMGDPSSWSWGRILLNAQRSGTIASAWWQTLFPSLAILLLVLAATIAGIRYNDSRDPRTRGV is encoded by the coding sequence ATGAGCACCGAGCCGCAGTCCCTCGTCGCCGACCCCCAGGCGGCGGTGCTGACCAGCACCCGGCGCCGTCGATCCGGAGGCTTCTTCTCCGCGCCGTCCGGCTGGCTGTCCGTGGGCGTGCTGGCGCTGTTCGCGCTGGTCGCGATCTTCGGGCCGCTGTTCGTGGACTCTCCCAGCGGCCTGGGCACCGACATCCTGCAGCCGCCGTCCGCGTCGCACTGGTTCGGCACCGACGACCTCGGCCAGGACGTGTTCGCCCAGGTCGTGTGGGGCACCCGGATCAGCCTGCTGGTCGGGGCGGTGGCGTCGCTGATCGCGATCTGCATCGGCACGCTGCTGGGCCTGGCCGCCGCCTACGTGAAGCGGCTGGACCCCGTCGTCACCACCGCCACCGACGTCATGCTGTCGCTGCCGATGCTGCCGCTGATGATCCTGGTGACGGCGCTGGCCGGGCCGAGCGTCGTCACGCTGATCACCGTCATCGGGCTGCTGTCGTGGCCCGAGGTGACCCGGATGATCCGGGCGAACGGGCTGGTCGTCGCCGCGATGCCGTACATCGACGGCGCCCGCGTGCTCGGCGCCGGCGCGTCGCGCATCATCTCCCGCGAGATCCTGCCCGCGGTCATGCCGCTGGTCGTCGTCAACGTGCTGCTCACCGCGGCCCGCGCGGTCATCGCCGAGGCCGGGCTGTCGTTCCTCGGCATGGGCGACCCGTCGTCGTGGTCGTGGGGCCGCATCCTGCTCAACGCGCAGCGCTCCGGGACCATCGCGTCGGCCTGGTGGCAGACGCTGTTCCCGTCGCTGGCGATCCTGCTGCTCGTGCTGGCCGCGACCATCGCCGGCATCCGCTACAACGACTCGCGCGACCCGCGCACCCGAGGAGTGTGA
- a CDS encoding Xaa-Pro peptidase family protein, which yields MHLPDSFYLGALDRVVERLGADGHDGLLVTHPADVAYLVGFCYAVTERPVYLWIGADHDRFVLVPELDREYAEQQRIHAPVQTYFEYPGVTSPEEILGQLLRHRGLGSARIAYTSSISVGTFDRLRGELPDATWTTTDVVAGLRLTKAPEEIALHRQAADICDSMLAAGRAYIEDAIAAGGELPREGEIARHVIGHGTDLVYQRYDHVVFTTKLAGGLVYAGPNAANPHGLPSSRRLQRGDTLILSLGAAVLSRFVESERTFVIGEPSADQRRYFETARTAQHVGTEAMRVGRTCADVNAECLGVIRDDGLGEYLRHRQGHGIGVQQHEAPWVEDGDPTPLAPGMVLSSEPGVYVPGHGGYRISDTVLVTDDGPERLTTYPRTLEENVIPA from the coding sequence GTGCACCTGCCCGACTCGTTCTACCTCGGTGCGCTCGACCGCGTGGTCGAGCGGCTCGGCGCCGACGGCCACGACGGCCTCCTGGTCACCCATCCCGCCGACGTCGCCTACCTCGTGGGGTTCTGCTACGCGGTCACCGAGCGCCCGGTGTACCTGTGGATCGGCGCCGACCACGACCGGTTCGTGCTCGTGCCCGAGCTGGACCGCGAGTACGCCGAGCAGCAGCGCATCCACGCGCCCGTCCAGACCTACTTCGAGTACCCCGGCGTCACCAGCCCCGAGGAGATCCTGGGACAGTTGCTGCGCCACCGTGGCCTCGGCTCGGCCCGCATCGCCTACACGTCGTCGATCTCGGTCGGGACGTTCGACCGGCTGCGCGGCGAGCTGCCGGACGCCACCTGGACGACGACGGACGTCGTCGCCGGGCTGCGGCTGACCAAGGCGCCGGAGGAGATCGCGCTGCACCGGCAGGCCGCGGACATCTGCGACTCCATGCTGGCCGCCGGCCGCGCCTACATCGAGGACGCCATCGCCGCGGGCGGCGAGCTGCCCCGCGAGGGCGAGATCGCCCGGCACGTCATCGGCCACGGCACCGACCTCGTCTACCAGCGCTACGACCACGTGGTGTTCACGACGAAGCTGGCCGGCGGGCTTGTTTACGCCGGGCCGAACGCCGCCAACCCGCACGGCCTGCCCAGCAGCCGCCGGCTCCAGCGCGGCGACACGCTGATCCTGTCGCTCGGCGCGGCCGTGCTGAGCCGGTTCGTCGAGAGCGAGCGGACGTTCGTCATCGGCGAGCCGAGCGCGGACCAGCGCCGCTACTTCGAGACCGCCCGCACCGCGCAGCACGTCGGCACCGAGGCCATGCGCGTGGGCCGCACCTGCGCCGACGTCAACGCCGAGTGCCTCGGCGTCATCCGCGACGACGGGCTGGGCGAGTACCTGCGGCACCGTCAGGGCCACGGCATCGGCGTGCAGCAGCACGAGGCGCCGTGGGTCGAGGACGGCGACCCGACGCCGCTGGCTCCCGGCATGGTGCTGTCCAGCGAGCCGGGCGTCTACGTCCCCGGCCACGGCGGCTACCGCATCTCCGACACCGTGCTGGTCACCGACGACGGTCCCGAGCGGCTCACCACCTACCCGCGCACCCTCGAGGAGAACGTGATCCCGGCATGA
- a CDS encoding alpha/beta fold hydrolase: MTTSRIHTETINGARLVIEELGPQDAPAIVVHHGAPGLGSRAEPLRSFGPFADAYRIVTFDARGSGSSSDDGPFSHEQWVADIEEIRTRLDLGDIVMAGGSYGGFLAMEYTLAHPERVRALVLRDTAADTSHDHLAVERARDFDVVPIDPWAIERIGTGGFADNTEFERYWRAILPLYDHKYDPAAVERKAANTQYHYATHNAAFGVNMPKYDLTGRLPEIDCPVLVTVGRHDWRTPVPASELIASTVADGRLVVFEHSGHSPQLEEPELFQATVRGFLRDVGVTPHG, from the coding sequence ATGACGACCTCCCGCATCCACACCGAGACCATCAACGGCGCGCGCCTCGTCATCGAGGAGCTCGGGCCGCAGGACGCGCCGGCGATCGTCGTCCACCACGGCGCGCCCGGCCTGGGCTCGCGGGCCGAGCCGCTGCGCTCGTTCGGCCCGTTCGCCGACGCCTACCGCATCGTGACGTTCGACGCCCGCGGCTCCGGCTCGTCCTCCGACGACGGCCCGTTCAGCCACGAACAGTGGGTCGCCGACATCGAGGAGATCCGCACCCGGCTCGACCTCGGCGACATCGTCATGGCCGGCGGCTCCTACGGCGGCTTCCTGGCGATGGAGTACACGCTGGCGCACCCGGAGCGGGTCCGCGCGCTTGTGCTGCGCGACACCGCCGCCGACACCTCGCACGACCACCTCGCAGTCGAGCGGGCCCGCGACTTCGACGTCGTCCCGATCGACCCGTGGGCGATCGAGCGCATCGGCACCGGCGGCTTCGCCGACAACACCGAGTTCGAGCGGTACTGGCGGGCCATCCTGCCGCTCTACGACCACAAGTACGACCCCGCCGCGGTCGAGCGGAAGGCGGCCAACACCCAGTACCACTACGCGACGCACAACGCGGCGTTCGGCGTGAACATGCCGAAGTACGACCTCACCGGGCGGCTGCCGGAGATCGACTGCCCGGTGCTGGTCACCGTCGGGCGGCACGACTGGCGCACGCCGGTGCCGGCGTCGGAGCTGATCGCGAGCACCGTCGCGGACGGCCGGCTGGTCGTGTTCGAACACTCCGGCCACTCGCCGCAGCTGGAGGAGCCGGAGCTGTTCCAGGCGACGGTGCGCGGCTTCCTGCGCGACGTCGGAGTCACCCCTCATGGCTGA
- a CDS encoding ABC transporter ATP-binding protein, whose translation MAETMVAPPRKPAEGAPVLSVRDLSVEFDTRDGVRPVVQNVSLDVYAGRTLAVLGESGSGKSVTARSVMGLIDPPGRITGGQVLFDGRDLVTVSAEERRLVSGEQIAIVFQDALSALNPVFSVGEQIAELLRTRRGLSRREAAAGAVDLMARVRIPAAQRRAKEYPHQFSGGMRQRAMIAMALALEPRVLIADEPTTALDVTVQAQIMDLLLDLQDETGMGMILITHDLGVVAETADTLAVMYAGRIVERGRVDDVFARPAHPYTRGLLHSIPRLDREDEALWAIPGSPPTVLSRVAGCAFASRCDVAIDLCTTSRPDLTQVLPAGRASACHRHEEVLHGRV comes from the coding sequence ATGGCTGAGACGATGGTCGCACCGCCGCGCAAGCCCGCCGAGGGCGCGCCGGTCCTGAGCGTGCGCGACCTCAGCGTCGAGTTCGACACCCGCGACGGCGTCCGGCCGGTCGTGCAGAACGTCAGCCTCGACGTGTACGCCGGGCGCACGCTGGCGGTGCTGGGCGAGTCCGGCTCCGGCAAGTCGGTCACCGCGCGCTCCGTCATGGGCCTCATCGACCCGCCCGGGCGCATCACCGGCGGCCAGGTGCTGTTCGACGGCAGGGACCTGGTCACGGTCTCCGCCGAGGAGCGGCGGCTGGTCAGCGGCGAGCAGATCGCGATCGTCTTCCAGGACGCGTTGTCCGCGCTCAACCCGGTCTTCTCCGTCGGCGAGCAGATCGCCGAGCTGCTGCGCACCCGGCGCGGGCTGAGCCGGCGCGAGGCCGCCGCCGGCGCCGTCGACCTGATGGCGCGGGTGCGCATCCCGGCGGCGCAGCGGCGGGCCAAGGAGTACCCGCACCAGTTCTCCGGCGGCATGCGCCAGCGCGCGATGATCGCCATGGCGCTGGCCCTCGAACCGAGGGTCCTCATCGCCGACGAGCCCACCACGGCGCTCGACGTCACCGTCCAGGCGCAGATCATGGACCTGCTGCTGGACCTGCAGGACGAGACCGGCATGGGGATGATCCTCATCACCCACGACCTCGGCGTCGTCGCCGAGACCGCCGACACGCTGGCCGTCATGTACGCGGGACGCATCGTCGAGCGCGGCCGCGTCGACGACGTGTTCGCCAGGCCCGCGCACCCGTACACCCGCGGCCTGCTGCACTCGATCCCGCGGCTGGACCGCGAGGACGAGGCGCTGTGGGCGATCCCGGGCTCGCCGCCCACCGTGCTCAGCCGGGTCGCCGGGTGCGCGTTCGCGAGCCGCTGCGACGTCGCGATCGACCTGTGCACGACGTCGCGCCCGGACCTCACGCAGGTGCTCCCGGCCGGCCGGGCCAGCGCCTGCCACCGTCACGAGGAGGTGCTCCATGGCCGCGTCTGA
- a CDS encoding ABC transporter ATP-binding protein, which yields MAASEPVLSVENLTRHFAGRRAVLPGRPAPAVRAVDGVSFQLHAGETLGIVGESGCGKSTLARMIVGLETPTSGVVRFRGTDVHAVRGRQARELRRRVQIVLQDPYTSLNPRRTVRELLRQPFEIHRDLLPRKQQAARVAELVELVGLDPDHLDRYPFQFSGGQRQRIGIARALALSPDVIVCDEPVSALDVSIQAQVVNLFQRLQRELGLAYVFIAHDLSVVRHISDRVGVMYLGKLAELGSRRDVYDAPRHPYTSALLSAVPMPDPQLRGRRTRRLLEGDPPSPVDPPSGCRFRTRCWKATDECATVEPLLAGDDRHRQAFACHHPMPVQTA from the coding sequence ATGGCCGCGTCTGAGCCGGTGCTCTCGGTCGAGAACCTGACCCGGCACTTCGCCGGTCGCCGCGCCGTCCTGCCCGGACGCCCGGCACCGGCCGTCCGCGCCGTCGACGGCGTCAGCTTCCAGCTGCACGCCGGCGAGACGCTCGGCATCGTCGGCGAGTCCGGCTGCGGGAAGTCCACGCTGGCCCGGATGATCGTTGGGCTGGAGACGCCGACGTCGGGCGTCGTCCGGTTCCGCGGCACCGACGTCCACGCCGTCCGCGGCCGCCAGGCCCGCGAGCTGCGCCGCCGCGTGCAGATCGTGCTGCAGGACCCGTACACATCGCTGAACCCGCGGCGCACCGTCCGCGAGCTGCTGCGCCAGCCGTTCGAGATCCACCGCGACCTGCTGCCGCGCAAGCAGCAGGCGGCCCGCGTCGCCGAGCTGGTCGAGCTGGTCGGCCTGGACCCGGACCACCTCGACCGGTACCCGTTCCAGTTCTCCGGCGGGCAGCGCCAGCGCATCGGCATCGCCCGCGCGCTCGCGCTCTCCCCCGACGTCATCGTCTGCGACGAGCCGGTGTCGGCGCTGGACGTGTCGATCCAGGCGCAGGTCGTGAACCTGTTCCAGCGGCTGCAGCGCGAGCTCGGACTGGCCTATGTGTTCATCGCGCACGACCTGTCCGTCGTCCGGCACATCTCCGACCGCGTCGGCGTGATGTACCTCGGCAAGCTGGCCGAGCTGGGCTCGCGCCGCGACGTCTACGACGCGCCGCGGCACCCCTACACGTCGGCACTGCTGTCCGCCGTGCCGATGCCGGACCCGCAGCTGCGGGGCCGGCGCACCCGCCGGCTGCTCGAGGGCGACCCCCCGAGCCCGGTGGACCCGCCGTCCGGCTGCCGGTTCCGCACCCGCTGCTGGAAGGCGACCGACGAGTGCGCGACCGTCGAGCCGCTGCTCGCCGGCGACGACCGGCACCGTCAGGCGTTCGCCTGCCACCACCCGATGCCTGTCCAGACCGCATGA
- a CDS encoding membrane dipeptidase encodes MNTRSTVTTSPAPAYDGYRAYSYLKAGADYQDFRLAAEIGRVPAYDGGLTEDERARVARLLAENVVISLHEHAVVLPEDPDEIRRYNRTGRQRTGYEGLAHSGLTAVVDNFMAGASCVTSQHGWKWDDMIYALGFRLADLAKQDFVVHATTVQDIRDAKAAGKVALIAGLECATMIENELDRIDMLYGFGVRQLGIAYSQANLLGSGLSERSDAGLTHFGRRAVERMNKLGMAIDISHCGDRTGLDVIEASSVPVMITHAGARAVWPIPRLKPDDVIKACAERGGIIGIEAAPHTTLSEAHPEHSLESFMDHFQYCVDLVGIDHVTFGPDTMFGDHVAVHRTYAGNYAHKDENRIEHPLVDYVAGVENPGESFHNITGWLLQHGYSDADIAKVLGGNTMRVLEAVWRSTDDGR; translated from the coding sequence ATGAACACGAGGAGCACAGTGACCACGTCCCCCGCCCCCGCGTACGACGGCTACCGCGCGTACTCGTACCTGAAGGCCGGCGCCGACTACCAGGACTTCCGGCTGGCCGCCGAGATCGGCCGCGTCCCCGCCTACGACGGCGGTCTGACGGAGGACGAGCGGGCCCGGGTGGCCCGGCTGCTGGCCGAGAACGTCGTGATCTCGCTGCACGAGCACGCCGTCGTCCTGCCGGAGGACCCGGACGAGATCCGCCGCTACAACCGCACCGGCCGGCAGCGCACCGGCTACGAGGGCCTCGCCCACTCCGGGCTGACCGCCGTGGTCGACAACTTCATGGCCGGCGCGTCCTGCGTCACCAGCCAGCACGGCTGGAAATGGGACGACATGATCTACGCGCTCGGCTTCCGGCTGGCCGACCTCGCCAAGCAGGACTTCGTCGTGCACGCGACCACCGTGCAGGACATCCGCGACGCCAAGGCGGCCGGCAAGGTCGCGCTGATCGCCGGTCTCGAGTGCGCCACGATGATCGAGAACGAGCTGGACCGCATCGACATGCTGTACGGGTTCGGCGTGCGCCAGCTGGGCATCGCCTACTCGCAGGCCAACCTGCTCGGGTCCGGGCTGTCGGAGCGCTCCGACGCCGGCCTGACGCACTTCGGCCGGCGCGCCGTCGAGCGGATGAACAAGCTCGGCATGGCCATCGACATCTCGCATTGCGGCGACCGCACCGGCCTCGACGTCATCGAAGCGTCGTCCGTCCCGGTGATGATCACCCACGCCGGCGCCCGCGCCGTCTGGCCGATCCCGCGGCTCAAGCCGGACGACGTCATCAAGGCCTGCGCGGAGCGCGGCGGGATCATCGGCATCGAGGCCGCGCCGCACACCACGCTGTCCGAGGCGCACCCGGAGCACTCGCTGGAGTCCTTCATGGACCACTTCCAGTACTGCGTCGACCTCGTCGGCATCGACCACGTGACGTTCGGCCCGGACACCATGTTCGGTGACCACGTGGCGGTGCACCGGACGTACGCCGGCAACTACGCCCACAAGGACGAGAACCGCATCGAGCACCCGCTGGTCGACTACGTCGCCGGCGTGGAGAATCCGGGCGAAAGCTTCCATAACATCACCGGGTGGCTGCTGCAGCACGGCTACTCTGATGCGGACATCGCGAAGGTGCTCGGGGGCAACACCATGCGGGTGCTGGAGGCGGTGTGGCGCTCCACCGATGACGGCCGATGA
- a CDS encoding GntR family transcriptional regulator: MRRDSAAQSALLRLRHLIATEFAPGDRLPPEKELAETLEVSRTTVREALVVLAAEDIVTRQWGAGTFVSQPPKVASLNMSSIESYRDRVGASGRVVTLLDASCELMPSPAAAAAALQLEPGAKAWHVRRLFAVDGAPSALMSEIVPARLFGRPLDPSPMLRIETSLYELLNRHTAGAAMHASTELEAVCVHGDDARALDLADGAPALRATQTTFARRGEPVAHGVSFQRTDLVRMRITR, translated from the coding sequence ATGAGGCGGGACTCCGCGGCGCAGAGCGCCCTGTTGCGGCTGCGTCACCTGATCGCGACCGAGTTCGCGCCGGGTGACCGGCTGCCGCCGGAGAAGGAGCTGGCCGAGACGCTGGAGGTGTCGCGGACGACGGTGCGCGAGGCGCTGGTCGTGCTGGCCGCCGAGGACATCGTCACCCGCCAGTGGGGCGCCGGCACGTTCGTGAGCCAGCCGCCGAAGGTGGCGTCGCTGAACATGTCGTCGATCGAGTCCTACCGCGACCGCGTCGGCGCCAGCGGCCGCGTCGTCACGCTCCTGGACGCGTCCTGCGAGCTGATGCCGTCGCCGGCCGCCGCGGCGGCGGCGCTGCAGCTGGAGCCCGGCGCGAAGGCGTGGCACGTGCGCCGGCTGTTCGCCGTCGACGGCGCCCCGTCGGCGCTGATGAGCGAGATCGTCCCGGCCCGGCTGTTCGGCCGGCCGCTCGACCCCAGCCCCATGCTGCGCATCGAGACGTCGCTGTACGAGCTGCTCAACCGGCACACCGCAGGCGCCGCCATGCACGCGTCGACGGAGCTGGAAGCGGTCTGCGTCCACGGCGACGACGCCCGCGCGCTCGACCTCGCCGACGGCGCCCCGGCGCTGCGGGCGACCCAGACCACGTTCGCCCGCCGCGGCGAGCCGGTCGCCCACGGCGTGTCGTTCCAGCGCACCGACCTGGTGCGCATGCGCATCACCAGGTGA
- a CDS encoding FAD-binding oxidoreductase: MSDVSTLVVDGELIRPGDDAYDTHRNTYQRQGSPALIVRAHSIDDVRRAVAAAREHDLLLSVRSGGHGFPGFATNDGGIVLDLGPLDGVEVLDADRRLVRIGAGARWAAVTEALKPHGLVISSGDTTEVGVGGLILGGGIGWMVRRFGLTIDSVVAAEVVTADGRVLRASAAENADLFWALRGGGGAFAVVTAFEVIAQPVPEVYFGHIGYPRGDAATVLRGWRDAMRAAPDELTSMVVLLPEGFAPHSLVVGVCVAHGDAAAAENVVEPLLRLGDASVLDLRVRPYGEILAPPPPVPPGGARPLVRNRLTTDLSDELIDRYLAGLTAGPPVVGQVRALGGAVARVAGTETAFAHRDSEAFLSAAALSPAPEARAAFDAYWATLAPHTGGAYGNLMSSLDPADVAELYPPETSRRLAAVKASYDPEQLFRQAFPVA; this comes from the coding sequence ATGAGCGACGTTTCCACACTGGTCGTCGACGGCGAGCTGATCCGCCCCGGCGACGACGCGTACGACACCCACCGCAACACCTACCAACGTCAAGGCAGCCCGGCCCTGATCGTCCGGGCGCACAGCATCGACGACGTCCGCCGCGCCGTCGCCGCGGCCCGCGAGCACGACCTGCTGCTGTCGGTGCGCAGTGGCGGGCACGGCTTCCCCGGGTTCGCCACCAACGATGGCGGCATCGTGCTCGACCTCGGCCCGCTCGACGGCGTCGAGGTGCTCGACGCGGACCGCCGCCTGGTCCGCATCGGCGCCGGGGCCCGCTGGGCCGCCGTCACCGAGGCGCTGAAGCCGCACGGCCTGGTGATCTCCTCCGGCGACACCACTGAGGTCGGCGTCGGCGGGCTGATCCTCGGCGGCGGCATCGGCTGGATGGTGCGCCGGTTCGGCCTCACCATCGACTCCGTGGTCGCGGCCGAGGTCGTCACCGCCGACGGGCGGGTGCTGCGGGCCAGCGCCGCCGAGAACGCCGACCTGTTCTGGGCGCTGCGCGGCGGTGGCGGCGCCTTCGCCGTCGTCACCGCGTTCGAGGTGATTGCCCAGCCGGTGCCGGAGGTGTACTTCGGCCACATCGGCTATCCGCGCGGTGACGCGGCCACCGTCCTGCGCGGCTGGCGCGACGCCATGCGGGCGGCGCCGGACGAGCTGACGTCGATGGTGGTGCTGCTGCCGGAGGGCTTCGCGCCGCACTCGCTGGTGGTCGGCGTCTGCGTGGCGCACGGCGACGCCGCGGCGGCCGAGAACGTGGTCGAGCCGCTGCTCCGCCTCGGCGACGCGTCGGTGCTGGACCTGCGGGTACGGCCGTACGGCGAGATCCTCGCCCCGCCGCCCCCGGTGCCGCCGGGCGGTGCGCGGCCGCTGGTACGCAACCGCCTGACCACCGACCTCAGCGACGAGCTGATCGACCGGTACCTGGCCGGGCTCACCGCCGGCCCGCCCGTGGTCGGCCAGGTGCGCGCCCTCGGCGGCGCCGTCGCCCGGGTGGCCGGCACCGAGACGGCGTTCGCCCACCGCGACAGCGAGGCCTTCCTCTCGGCCGCCGCGCTGTCACCGGCGCCGGAGGCGCGCGCGGCGTTCGACGCCTACTGGGCGACGCTCGCCCCGCACACCGGCGGCGCCTACGGCAACCTGATGAGCTCGCTCGACCCGGCCGACGTGGCCGAGCTGTACCCGCCGGAGACCAGCCGCCGGCTGGCCGCCGTCAAGGCGAGCTACGACCCGGAGCAGCTGTTCCGGCAGGCCTTTCCGGTCGCCTGA